One genomic segment of Erythrobacter aureus includes these proteins:
- the fliN gene encoding flagellar motor switch protein FliN encodes METPNAMEAQNGTEATPLPIEAPGVPTAQTPIGDLPKVLKPKHPSGRLDPIHDIPVKVQAVLGRSRMTVAELVSLGANDVIELDRKVGEPVDVFVNNRLIARGEVVMVDKLLGVTLTEIVKQED; translated from the coding sequence ATGGAGACTCCGAACGCCATGGAAGCACAGAACGGCACCGAAGCCACGCCTCTCCCTATCGAGGCGCCCGGCGTGCCTACCGCACAGACACCTATCGGCGACCTTCCGAAGGTCCTGAAGCCCAAGCATCCCTCCGGCAGGCTCGACCCTATTCACGATATCCCTGTGAAGGTTCAAGCGGTCCTGGGCCGGTCTCGCATGACCGTCGCCGAACTCGTGAGCCTCGGGGCAAACGATGTTATCGAACTTGATCGCAAGGTTGGTGAGCCAGTTGATGTCTTCGTCAACAACCGCCTGATTGCTCGCGGCGAAGTCGTAATGGTCGACAAGCTTCTCGGCGTTACCCTCACGGAAATCGTGAAGCAGGAAGACTAA